Proteins encoded by one window of Ovis canadensis isolate MfBH-ARS-UI-01 breed Bighorn chromosome 14, ARS-UI_OviCan_v2, whole genome shotgun sequence:
- the SHKBP1 gene encoding SH3KBP1-binding protein 1 isoform X2, giving the protein MSTRWGRGRDAHPEEGAGRPPSRGAMAAAAPAVDGVPGRGPPGEVIHLNVGGKRFSTSRQTLTWIPDSFFSSLLSGRISTLKDETGAIFIDRDPTVFAPILNFLRTKELDPRGVHGSSLLHEAQFYGLTPLVRRLQLLEELDRSSCGNVLFTGYLPPPVFPVKRRNRHSLVGPQQAGGRPAPVRRSNTMPPNLGNAGLLGRMLDEKSPPSPSGLPEEPGMVRLVCGHHNWIAVAYTQFLVCYRLKEASGWQLVFSSPRLDWPIERLALTARVLGGALGEHDKMVAVATGSEILLWALQPEGGGSEIGVFHLGVPVEALFFVGNQLIATSHTGRIGVWNAVTKHWQVQEVQPITSYDAAGSFLLLGCNNGSIYYVDVQKFPLRMKDNDLLVSELYRDPAEDGVTALSVYLTPKTSDSGNWIEIAYGTSSGGVRVIVQHPETVGSGPQLFQTFTVHRSPVTKIMLSEKHLISVCADSNHVRTWSVTRFRGMISTQPGSTPLASFKILALESADGHGGCSAGNDIGPYGERDDQQVFIQKVVPSASQLFVRLSSTGQRVCSVRSVDGSPTTAFTVLECEGSRRLGSRPRRYLLTGQANGSLAMWDLTTAMDGLGQAPGGLTEEELMEQLEQCDLAPLASSRGSLPSPSPRTSLTSLHPAFSNTSLSSRWGSPSPPQAEARRRGGGSFVERCQELVRSGPEPRRPPTPAPRPSSGLGAPLAPPKKKLNETSF; this is encoded by the exons ATGAGCacgcggtgggggcgggggcgggatgCACACCCGGAAGAGGGTGCAGGCCGGCCGCCTAGCCGGGGGGCCATGGCGGCCGCGGCCCCTGCAGTCGACGGGGTCCCGGGTCGAGGGCCTCCCGGAGAGGTGATTCATCTGAATGTGGGAGGCAAGAG ATTCAGTACCTCTCGCCAGACTCTCACCTGGATCCCAGACTccttcttctccag TCTTCTGAGCGGACGCATctcgacactgaaagatgagacCGGAGCC ATCTTCATCGACAGGGACCCCACCGTCTTCGCTCCCATCCTCAACTTCCTGCGcaccaaagagttggaccctAG GGGTGTCCACGGTTCCAGTCTCCTCCATGAAGCCCAGTTCTATGGGCTGACTCCTCTGG TTCGTCGTCTGCAGCTTCTTGAAGAGTTGGATCGATCTTCTTGTGGAAACGTCCTCTTTACTGGTTACCTGCCTCCACCAG TGTTCCCGGTGAAGCGGCGCAACCGGCACAGCCTGGTGGGGCCCCAGCAAGCAGGGGGCCGCCCAGCCCCTGTCCGACGGAGCAACACGATGCCCCCCAACCTGGGCAATGCAGGGCTGCTGGGCCGAATGCTGGATGAGaaatcccctccctccccatcag GGCTACCCGAGGAGCCGGGGATGGTGCGCCTGGTGTGTGGACACCACAACTGGATTGCCGTGGCCTATACCCAGTTTCTTGTCTGCTATAG GCTGAAGGAAGCCTCCGGCTGGCAGCTGGTATTCTCCAGTCCCCGCCTGGACTGGCCCATTGAGCGCCTGGCACTCACAGCCCGGGTGCTTGGTGGGGCCTTGGGAGAGCATGACAAGATGGTGGCAGTAGCCACAGGCAGCGAGATCCTGCTGTGGGCTCTGCAGCCAGAAGGCGGTGGCTCTGAGATAG GAGTCTTCCACCTGGGGGTGCCTGTGGAAGCCTTGTTCTTCGTTGGGAACCAGCTCATCGCCACAAGCCACACAGGGCGTATTGGCGTGTGGAACGCTGTCACCAAGCACTGGCAG GTCCAGGAGGTGCAACCCATCACCAGTTACGACGCTGCCGGCTCTTTCCTGCTCCTGGGCTGCAACAACGGCTCCATCTACTATGTGG ATGTGCAGAAATTCCCCCTGCGCATGAAGGACAACGACCTCCTGGTCAGCGAGCTCTACCGGGATCCGGCGGAGGACGGGGTCACAGCCCTGAGCGTCTACCTCACCCCCAAGACCA GTGACAGTGGAAACTGGATTGAGATCGCCTACGGGACCAGCTCAGGGGGCGTGCGGGTCATCGTGCAGCACCCCGAGACGGTGGGCTCGGGGCCTCAGCTCTTCCAGACCTTCACCGTGCACCGCAGCCCTGTCACCAAGATCATGCTCTCAGAGAAGCACCTCATCTCAG TTTGTGCCGACAGCAACCACGTGCGGACATGGTCCGTGACTCGCTTCCGCGGCATGATTTCCACCCAGCCCGGCTCCACCCCGCTCGCTTCGTTCAAGATCCTGGCGTTGGAGTCGGCCGACGGACACGGCGGCTGCAGTGCTGGCAATGACATTG GCCCCTACGGTGAGCGAGATGACCAGCAAGTGTTCATTCAGAAGGTGGTGCCAAGTGCCAGCCAGCTGTTCGTGCGTCTTTCATCTACTGGTCAGCG GGTGTGCTCCGTGCGCTCCGTGGACGGCTCACCCACCACCGCCTTCACGGTGCTGGAGTGTGAGGGCTCCCGGAGGCTTGGCTCGCGGCCCCGGCGCTACCTGCTCACCGGCCAGGCCAACGGCAGCCTGGCTATGTGGGACCTGACTACCGCCATGGACGGCCTCGGCCAGGCCCCTG GGGGCCTGACCGAGGAAGAGCTGATGGAACAGCTGGAGCAGTGTGACCTAGCTCCGCtggcttcctccaggggctctctCCCCAGCCCTTCACCCCGGACCTCTCTTACCAG TCTCCACCCAGCCTTCAGCaacacctccctgtccagccgTTGGGGGAGCCCAAGCCCCCCACAGGCCGAGGCCCGGCGCCGCGGGGGAGGCAGCTTTGTGGAGCGCTGCCAGGAACTGGTGCGGAGTGGACCGGAGCCCCGGCGGCCACCAACACCAGCCCCCCGGCCCTCCTCGGGTCTCGGAGCTCCCCTCGCACCCCCCAAGAAGAAGCTCAATGAAACTTCCTTCTGA
- the SHKBP1 gene encoding SH3KBP1-binding protein 1 isoform X1 — MSTRWGRGRDAHPEEGAGRPPSRGAMAAAAPAVDGVPGRGPPGEVIHLNVGGKRFSTSRQTLTWIPDSFFSSLLSGRISTLKDETGAIFIDRDPTVFAPILNFLRTKELDPRGVHGSSLLHEAQFYGLTPLVRRLQLLEELDRSSCGNVLFTGYLPPPVFPVKRRNRHSLVGPQQAGGRPAPVRRSNTMPPNLGNAGLLGRMLDEKSPPSPSGLPEEPGMVRLVCGHHNWIAVAYTQFLVCYRLKEASGWQLVFSSPRLDWPIERLALTARVLGGALGEHDKMVAVATGSEILLWALQPEGGGSEIGVFHLGVPVEALFFVGNQLIATSHTGRIGVWNAVTKHWQVQEVQPITSYDAAGSFLLLGCNNGSIYYVDVQKFPLRMKDNDLLVSELYRDPAEDGVTALSVYLTPKTSDSGNWIEIAYGTSSGGVRVIVQHPETVGSGPQLFQTFTVHRSPVTKIMLSEKHLISVCADSNHVRTWSVTRFRGMISTQPGSTPLASFKILALESADGHGGCSAGNDIGPYGERDDQQVFIQKVVPSASQLFVRLSSTGQRVCSVRSVDGSPTTAFTVLECEGSRRLGSRPRRYLLTGQANGSLAMWDLTTAMDGLGQAPAGGLTEEELMEQLEQCDLAPLASSRGSLPSPSPRTSLTSLHPAFSNTSLSSRWGSPSPPQAEARRRGGGSFVERCQELVRSGPEPRRPPTPAPRPSSGLGAPLAPPKKKLNETSF, encoded by the exons ATGAGCacgcggtgggggcgggggcgggatgCACACCCGGAAGAGGGTGCAGGCCGGCCGCCTAGCCGGGGGGCCATGGCGGCCGCGGCCCCTGCAGTCGACGGGGTCCCGGGTCGAGGGCCTCCCGGAGAGGTGATTCATCTGAATGTGGGAGGCAAGAG ATTCAGTACCTCTCGCCAGACTCTCACCTGGATCCCAGACTccttcttctccag TCTTCTGAGCGGACGCATctcgacactgaaagatgagacCGGAGCC ATCTTCATCGACAGGGACCCCACCGTCTTCGCTCCCATCCTCAACTTCCTGCGcaccaaagagttggaccctAG GGGTGTCCACGGTTCCAGTCTCCTCCATGAAGCCCAGTTCTATGGGCTGACTCCTCTGG TTCGTCGTCTGCAGCTTCTTGAAGAGTTGGATCGATCTTCTTGTGGAAACGTCCTCTTTACTGGTTACCTGCCTCCACCAG TGTTCCCGGTGAAGCGGCGCAACCGGCACAGCCTGGTGGGGCCCCAGCAAGCAGGGGGCCGCCCAGCCCCTGTCCGACGGAGCAACACGATGCCCCCCAACCTGGGCAATGCAGGGCTGCTGGGCCGAATGCTGGATGAGaaatcccctccctccccatcag GGCTACCCGAGGAGCCGGGGATGGTGCGCCTGGTGTGTGGACACCACAACTGGATTGCCGTGGCCTATACCCAGTTTCTTGTCTGCTATAG GCTGAAGGAAGCCTCCGGCTGGCAGCTGGTATTCTCCAGTCCCCGCCTGGACTGGCCCATTGAGCGCCTGGCACTCACAGCCCGGGTGCTTGGTGGGGCCTTGGGAGAGCATGACAAGATGGTGGCAGTAGCCACAGGCAGCGAGATCCTGCTGTGGGCTCTGCAGCCAGAAGGCGGTGGCTCTGAGATAG GAGTCTTCCACCTGGGGGTGCCTGTGGAAGCCTTGTTCTTCGTTGGGAACCAGCTCATCGCCACAAGCCACACAGGGCGTATTGGCGTGTGGAACGCTGTCACCAAGCACTGGCAG GTCCAGGAGGTGCAACCCATCACCAGTTACGACGCTGCCGGCTCTTTCCTGCTCCTGGGCTGCAACAACGGCTCCATCTACTATGTGG ATGTGCAGAAATTCCCCCTGCGCATGAAGGACAACGACCTCCTGGTCAGCGAGCTCTACCGGGATCCGGCGGAGGACGGGGTCACAGCCCTGAGCGTCTACCTCACCCCCAAGACCA GTGACAGTGGAAACTGGATTGAGATCGCCTACGGGACCAGCTCAGGGGGCGTGCGGGTCATCGTGCAGCACCCCGAGACGGTGGGCTCGGGGCCTCAGCTCTTCCAGACCTTCACCGTGCACCGCAGCCCTGTCACCAAGATCATGCTCTCAGAGAAGCACCTCATCTCAG TTTGTGCCGACAGCAACCACGTGCGGACATGGTCCGTGACTCGCTTCCGCGGCATGATTTCCACCCAGCCCGGCTCCACCCCGCTCGCTTCGTTCAAGATCCTGGCGTTGGAGTCGGCCGACGGACACGGCGGCTGCAGTGCTGGCAATGACATTG GCCCCTACGGTGAGCGAGATGACCAGCAAGTGTTCATTCAGAAGGTGGTGCCAAGTGCCAGCCAGCTGTTCGTGCGTCTTTCATCTACTGGTCAGCG GGTGTGCTCCGTGCGCTCCGTGGACGGCTCACCCACCACCGCCTTCACGGTGCTGGAGTGTGAGGGCTCCCGGAGGCTTGGCTCGCGGCCCCGGCGCTACCTGCTCACCGGCCAGGCCAACGGCAGCCTGGCTATGTGGGACCTGACTACCGCCATGGACGGCCTCGGCCAGGCCCCTG CAGGGGGCCTGACCGAGGAAGAGCTGATGGAACAGCTGGAGCAGTGTGACCTAGCTCCGCtggcttcctccaggggctctctCCCCAGCCCTTCACCCCGGACCTCTCTTACCAG TCTCCACCCAGCCTTCAGCaacacctccctgtccagccgTTGGGGGAGCCCAAGCCCCCCACAGGCCGAGGCCCGGCGCCGCGGGGGAGGCAGCTTTGTGGAGCGCTGCCAGGAACTGGTGCGGAGTGGACCGGAGCCCCGGCGGCCACCAACACCAGCCCCCCGGCCCTCCTCGGGTCTCGGAGCTCCCCTCGCACCCCCCAAGAAGAAGCTCAATGAAACTTCCTTCTGA